In the genome of Montipora foliosa isolate CH-2021 unplaced genomic scaffold, ASM3666993v2 scaffold_451, whole genome shotgun sequence, one region contains:
- the LOC137989303 gene encoding galanin receptor 2a-like, translating to MALKAVDIFEGTFLAVIFIVTMVGNGIVSVILVKHRSFLLKNRPTYQFILNMVISDLVVGLLTMPFELINVLLNEWIFGRTACKIIEFIEIAVLGTAVFTHALIAFDRYRSLAHPYLPKIETRVVRKMLILSWIIPAFVSSPYLYMFEISLTDSNVICTPNTIPIKWLDKLYEAVECSLVLLIPFLILCWCYFHVARIMRRGSGSVSDACDVTRLSVISKSKRRVTRTAGLVAITFTVCWLPTFIVYAFRIVAGTDHVHRGHFLSEIALFGTFINEAINPIIYCSFDGNIKGKVRLRAMCKLDENTVVSMDGADQVNRRNSATEDAGTEMSVRTAECNRKS from the coding sequence ATGGCTCTTAAAGCAGTTGATATTTTCGAAGGTACCTTTCTTGCGGTAATATTTATAGTCACAATGGTGGGAAACGGAATTGTGAGCGTGATTCTCGTGAAGCATCGAAGCTTCCTCCTTAAAAATCGGCCAACGTATCAATTTATTCTGAACATGGTTATTTCTGATCTCGTCGTTGGTCTTTTGACGATGCCATTTGAACTTATCAATGTTCTTCTCAATGAATGGATCTTTGGACGAACGGCCTGCAAGATAATAGAGTTCATCGAAATTGCCGTCTTGGGAACCGCTGTCTTCACTCATGCCTTGATCGCATTCGATCGATATCGCAGCTTGGCTCATCCCTACTTGCCTAAGATAGAGACAAGAGTGGTAAGAAAAATGCTCATCTTGTCGTGGATTATACCAGCCTTTGTCTCAAGTCCCTACCTGTACATGTTCGAGATATCACTTACAGATTCCAATGTGATTTGCACTCCAAATACGATTCCAATTAAGTGGTTGGATAAGCTGTACGAAGCCGTTGAGTGTTCCCTCGTCCTGTTGATACCTTTTCTGATCTTGTGTTGGTGTTATTTTCACGTAGCTCGGATAATGCGGCGGGGAAGTGGCTCTGTATCGGATGCTTGTGATGTAACTAGGCTTTCAGTCATTTCAAAGAGCAAAAGACGAGTGACACGAACCGCTGGCTTAGTTGCAATAACTTTCACAGTGTGCTGGCTGCCAACCTTCATTGTGTATGCTTTTCGTATCGTGGCAGGTACGGACCATGTCCATCGTGGGCACTTTTTGAGCGAAATTGCTTTGTTTGGAACTTTTATCAATGAGGCTATTAATCCCATCATCTACTGCTCGTTCGACGGGAATATAAAAGGAAAAGTTCGCCTACGTGCAATGTGCAAGCTTGATGAAAACACTGTTGTGTCAATGGACGGAGCTGATCAAGTAAATCGCCGCAACAGTGCAACGGAGGATGCGGGTACTGAAATGAGTGTCAGAACCGCTGAATGCAACAGGAAATCTTAA
- the LOC137989307 gene encoding tachykinin-like peptides receptor 86C translates to MALKAVDIFEGTFLAVIFIVTMVGNGIVSVILVKHRSFLLKNRPTYQFILNMVISDLVVGLLTMPFELINVLLNEWIFGRTACKIIEFIEIAVLGTAVFTHALIAFDRYRSLAHPYLPKIETRVIRKMLILSWIIPAFVSTPYLYMFEISLTDSNVICTPNTIPIKWLDKLYEAVEFFVVLLIPFLILCWCYFHVTRIMWQGSRSVSDACDVTRLSVILKSKRQVTRTAGLVAITFTVCWLPTFIVYVFRIVAGTDHVYRGHLLSEIALFGTLINEAINPIIYCSFDGNIKGKVRLRAMCKLDGNSGVSAPK, encoded by the coding sequence ATGGCTCTTAAAGCAGTTGATATTTTCGAAGGTACCTTTCTTGCGGTAATATTTATAGTCACGATGGTGGGAAACGGAATTGTGAGCGTGATTCTCGTGAAGCATCGAAGCTTCCTCCTTAAAAATCGGCCAACGTATCAATTTATTCTGAACATGGTTATTTCTGATCTCGTCGTTGGTCTTTTGACGATGCCATTTGAACTTATCAATGTTCTTCTCAATGAATGGATCTTTGGACGAACGGCATGCAAGATAATAGAGTTCATCGAAATTGCCGTCTTGGGAACCGCTGTCTTCACTCATGCCTTGATCGCATTCGATCGATATCGCAGCTTGGCTCATCCCTACTTGCCTAAGATAGAGACAAGAGTGATAAGGAAAATGCTCATCTTGTCGTGGATTATACCAGCCTTTGTCTCAACTCCCTACCTGTACATGTTCGAGATATCACTTACAGATTCCAATGTGATTTGCACTCCGAATACGATTCCAATTAAGTGGTTGGATAAGCTATACGAGGCCGTCGAGTTTTTCGTCGTCCTGTTGATACCCTTTCTGATCTTGTGTTGGTGTTATTTTCATGTAACTCGGATAATGTGGCAGGGAAGTCGCTCTGTATCGGATGCTTGTGATGTAACCCGGCTTTCCGTCATTTTAAAGAGCAAAAGACAAGTGACACGGACGGCTGGCTTAGTTGCAATAACTTTCACTGTGTGCTGGCTTCCAACCTTCATTGTGTATGTTTTTCGTATTGTGGCAGGTACGGACCATGTCTATCGTGGGCACCTTTTGAGCGAAATTGCTTTGTTTGGAACTCTAATCAATGAGGCTATTAACCCCATCATCTACTGCTCGTTCGACGGGAATATAAAAGGAAAAGTTCGCCTACGTGCAATGTGCAAGCTTGATGGAAACAGTGGTGTGTCAGCTCCCAAGTAA
- the LOC137989302 gene encoding uncharacterized protein: MTAALRKENQELKQQIQTLSVELESLKSLITHQRAAESHETRVTSPDAETKSNLEFYSKEYDDLSKFRRQAQSEIQRLSTRLTELSSKVDAVCKAVDELQDCSYHFNVKIINVREIKQQETGRETSDLCVALFNGMGAVVSLQDLDVAHRVPRRNQDGGPKPIICKFIRRLAKFEVMNRRRDACQADPSGLGFSEDVSLGAVRIFDHSSPRLQQVLYEAKKFKDQNNYEYCWAKDSVVYLRRDSESRPIKIKDLGELQRLAGDFRTAEIAS; encoded by the coding sequence ATGACTGCCGCACTACGTAAAGAAAATCAAGAGCTAAAGCAACAGATTCAAACACTTTCAGTGGAGTTGGAGAGTTTGAAAAGTCTGATCACGCATCAGCGAGCTGCAGAATCTCATGAAACCCGAGTCACTTCTCCCGATGCAGAGACTAAGTCGAACCTAGAATTTTACAGTAAAGAGTATGACGACCTTAGCAAGTTCCGACGCCAAGCCCAAAGTGAGATTCAGCGTCTCAGTACGCGACTAACCGAGCTAAGCTCCAAAGTGGACGCTGTCTGTAAAGCCGTGGACGAGCTTCAGGATTGTAGCTACCATTTCAATGTGAAAATTATTAATGTCCGAGAAATTAAACAGCAGGAAACGGGGAGGGAAACGAGCGATCTTTGTGTTGCTCTTTTTAATGGCATGGGAGCAGTGGTATCGCTGCAGGACCTGGATGTGGCTCACCGAGTACCCAGgagaaatcaagatggcggaccaAAACCCATAATTTGCAAGTTTATTAGACGCCTTGCAAAATTTGAGGTGATGAATCGCCGACGAGACGCATGTCAAGCTGACCCTAGCGGACTTGGCTTCTCTGAGGATGTCTCCCTGGGTGCAGTACGAATTTTTGATCACTCGAGTCCCCGACTTCAGCAGGTACTCTATGAAGCCAAGAAGTTCAAGGATCAAAACAATTATGAGTATTGTTGGGCGAAGGACTCTGTTGTTTATCTGAGGAGAGATAGCGAGTCACGGCCGATCAAGATCAAAGACCTTGGTGAACTCCAGAGACTAGCAGGAGACTTCCGTACTGCAGAAATTGCCAGCTGA
- the LOC137989309 gene encoding neuropeptide FF receptor 1-like produces the protein MHTMALSATDILEAAALALIFTLTIVGNLAVSIVLIKYRRIFIKNRPTYQFILNMVLSDLLVGLLTMPFEFISLLLNEWTFGRTACKIIEFIEIAVLGTAVFTHALIAFDRYRSLARPYLPKMETRLVKKLIILSWAFPAFVSSPYLYMFEISQTDSNKACTPNSIPIQWLDTLYEALEFVTIRMIPFVVLWWCYFHVARIMCGVNPAVSVTDGVTRVSVIFQSKRRVTRTAGMVATAFTLCWLPTFIMNFVRAVSGTDRVHRGHVLFKIAIFGAFINEAVNPTIYCAFDGNIRAKLRPGNMCYHIVDISGSTNEVGQARNHNIATHDEGVHMGFRP, from the coding sequence atgcaCACAATGGCCCTTTCGGCTACGGACATTTTAGAAGCAGCCGCGCTTGCCTTAATATTTACGCTCACTATAGTGGGTAACCTCGCAGTAAGCATCGTCCTCATAAAATATCGAAGAATCTTCATTAAAAATCGACCAACTTATCAGTTTATACTGAACATGGTACTTTCTGATCTGCTCGTTGGTCTTTTGACGATGCCATTTGAATTTATCAGTCTTCTTCTCAATGAATGGACCTTTGGACGGACGGCGTGCAAGATAATAGAGTTCATCGAAATTGCTGTCTTGGGAACCGCTGTCTTCACTCATGCCTTGATCGCATTCGATCGATATCGCAGCTTGGCTCGTCCATATCTGCCTAAGATGGAGACAAGACTTGTGAAGAAACTGATTATCTTGTCATGGGCTTTCCCCGCCTTTGTATCGTCTCCTTATCTGTATATGTTTGAAATATCACAAACGGATTCTAACAAGGCCTGCACGCCAAATTCAATTCCGATACAGTGGCTAGATACTTTATACGAAGCCCTAGAATTTGTGACTATCCGTATGATACCTTTTGTAGTCTTGTGGTGGTGTTATTTTCACGTGGCTCGGATAATGTGTGGAGTAAACCCAGCGGTGTCAGTTACTGACGGTGTTACGCGAGTATCTGTTATTTTCCAGAGCAAAAGGCGAGTGACACGAACCGCTGGCATGGTTGCAACAGCTTTTACTCTGTGCTGGCTTCCGACCTTCATTATGAATTTTGTACGGGCAGTTTCAGGAACGGATCGTGTTCATCGGGGACACGTTCTGTTCAAAATTGCCATATTTGGCGCATTTATCAATGAGGCCGTTAACCCTACTATCTACTGTGCTTTTGACGGAAATATCAGAGCAAAACTTCGCCCAGGAAACATGTGTTATCACATTGTAGACATTTCTGGTTCAACAAATGAAGTTGGTCAAGCAAGAAACCACAACATCGCAACACATGACGAGGGAGTTCACATGGGATTCAGACCATAG
- the LOC137989301 gene encoding neuropeptide FF receptor 1-like, translated as MHTMALSATDILEAAALALIFTLTIVGNLAVSIVLIKYRRIFIKNRPTYQFILNMVLSDLLVGLLTMPFEFISLLLNQWTFGRTACKIIEFIEIAVLGTAVFTHALIAFDRYRSLARPYLPKMETRLVKKLIILSWAFPAFISCPYLYMFEISQTDSNKACTPNSIPIQWLDTLYEAVEFVTIRMIPFVVLWWCYFHVARIMFGVSPAVSVTDGVTRVSVIFQSKRRVTRTAGMVATAFTLCWLPTFIMNFVRVVSATDRVHRGHVQFEIAMFGAFINEAVNPIIYCAFDGNIRAKLRQGNLCNHIVDLSGSTNEVGQARTHNIATHDERVHMGFRP; from the coding sequence atgcaCACAATGGCCCTTTCGGCTACGGACATTTTAGAAGCAGCCGCGCTTGCCTTAATATTCACGCTCACTATAGTGGGTAACCTCGCAGTAAGCATCGTCCTCATAAAATATCGAAGAATCTTCATTAAAAATCGACCAACGTATCAGTTTATACTGAACATGGTACTTTCTGATCTGCTCGTTGGTCTTTTGACGATGCCATTTGAATTTATCAGTCTTCTTCTCAATCAATGGACCTTTGGACGGACGGCGTGCAAGATAATAGAGTTTATCGAAATTGCTGTCTTGGGAACCGCTGTCTTCACTCATGCCTTGATCGCATTCGATCGATATCGCAGCTTGGCTCGTCCATATCTGCCTAAGATGGAGACAAGACTTGTGAAGAAACTGATTATCTTGTCATGGGCTTTCCCCGCCTTTATATCGTGTCCTTATCTGTATATGTTTGAAATATCACAAACGGATTCTAACAAGGCCTGCACGCCAAATTCAATTCCGATACAGTGGCTAGATACTTTATACGAAGCCGTAGAATTTGTGACTATCCGTATGATACCTTTTGTAGTCTTGTGGTGGTGTTATTTTCACGTGGCTCGAATAATGTTTGGAGTAAGCCCAGCGGTGTCAGTTACTGACGGTGTTACGCGAGTATCTGTTATTTTCCAGAGCAAAAGGCGAGTGACACGAACCGCTGGCATGGTTGCAACAGCTTTTACTCTGTGCTGGCTTCCGACCTtcattatgaattttgtgcgggTAGTTTCAGCAACGGATCGTGTTCATCGGGGACACGTTCAGTTCGAAATTGCCATGTTTGGCGCATTTATCAATGAGGCCGTTAACCCTATTATCTACTGTGCATTTGATGGAAATATCAGAGCAAAACTTCGCCAAGGAAACCTGTGTAATCACATTGTAGACCTTTCTGGTTCAACAAATGAAGTTGGTCAAGCAAGAACCCACAACATCGCAACACATGACGAGAGAGTTCACATGGGATTCAGACCGTAG